The genomic window tcgctacaactcccgtacgggctcgggagagacgaaggtcgaaagccatgcgtcctccccgaaacacaacccaaccaagccgcactgcttcttaacacagcgcgcctccaacccggaagccagccgcaccaatgtgtcagaggaaacaccgtgcacctggcgaccttggttactgcgcccggcccgccacaggagtcgctggtgcgcgatggaggatatccctaccggccataccctccctaacccggacgacgctaggccaattgtgcgtcgccccacggacctcccggtcgcggccggctgcgacagagcctaggcacgaacccagagtctctggtggcacagtgccttagaccactgcgccacccgggaggcccaccaTATCAACATTTTGTAGAAGTGGTTTTACCCCCGACGTGGCTGTGCTTTCCTTTGCTTGGACAGCAGCTCCACACATTTCTGTTGCCATTCTGACTCCAGTGCCACATTGGTGCTAAACCGTTCCTTTTGATTAGCTGAGGATGAGGATTTGGTCAAGTGTGATACGCTCtgtctatactgaacaaaaatatcaacgcaacatgcaacagtttcaaagattttactgagttaaaatTTATATacagaaatcagtcaattgaaatgaattcattgggccctaatctatggatttcacatgactgggaatacagatatgcatctgttgatcacagatatcctttaaaaaaaagtacagGCTCGGTTTaaaaaaacagtcagtatctggtgtgacaatttgcctcatgcagcgcgacacatctccttcgcatagagttgatcctTGAGACAGGGGgtcatgcattatcatgctgaaacatgaggtgatggcggcggatgaatttCACAAtaatgagcctcaggatctcatcacggtatttctctgcattcaaattgccatagataaaatgcaattgtggtcattgtccgtagcttatgcctgcccataccataaccccaccgccaccattgggcactctgttcacaatgttgacatcagccaACCGCTCTCCCAACGACACCATACAcgttgtctgcggttgtgaggccggttggacgtactgccaaattctctaaaatgatgttgatGTTGTTAGAGAAATGAGcatttaattctctggcaacagctctggtggacattcctgcagtcagcatgacatttgcacgctccctcaaaacagtTTTTGGGGATTTTTGGTTAAtttatcataaaaaaaaaaaaagatatcacatgtacatacgtattcagaccctttactcagtactttgttgaagcacctttggcagtgattacagcctcgagtcttcttaggtatgacgctacaagcttggcacacctgtattttgggcgTTTCCCCCATTCTTCGctgcagatcctctcgagctctgtcaggttggaaggggagtgtcgctgcacagctattttcaggtctctccagagatgttcgattgggttcaaatccgggctctagctgggccactcaaggacattcagagccattcccgaagccactcctgtcttggctgtgtgcttagggtcattgtcctgttggaaggtgaaccttcgccccagtctgaggtcctgaacgctctgcagcaggttttcatcaaggatcgctgtactttgctccattcatctttccctcgatcaagtctcctagtccctgccgctgaaaaacatccccacagcatgatgctgccaccaccatgcttcaccgttgggatggtgccaggtttcctccagacgtgaagcttggcattcaggccaaagatttcaatcttggtttcatcagaccagagcatcttgtttctcatggtctgagtcctttaggtgccttttggcaaactccaagcgggctgtcatgtgccttttactgaggagtggcttccgtctggccactctaccataaaggcttgattggtggagtgctgcagagatgggctCCCGGGTGGCttagtggtctaagacactacatcatagtgcaagaggcatcactgcagtacctggttcaaatccaggctgaatcatatccggccatgattgggagtcccatagggtggcgcacaattggcccagcgtcgtctgggtttggccgtcattgtaaataataatttgttcttaactgacttgcctagttaaataaaggttcaaagaaaatcgttgtccttctggaaggttctcccatctccacagaggaactctggaacttgtcagagtgatcattgggttcttggtcacctccctgacaaaggcccttctccccagattgcacagtttggctgggcagccagctctaggaagagtcttggtggttccaaacttattccatttaagaatgattgaggtcactgttcttggggaacttcaatgctgcagatatgttttcgtactctttcccagatctgtgtctcggagctctacggacaattccttcgacctcatggcttggtttttgctctgacatgcactgtcaactgtgggacctttataggtgtgtgcctttccaaatcacgtccaatcaattgaatttaccacaggtggactccagtcaagttgtagaaacatctcaaggatgatcaatggaaacaggatgcacctgagctcaatgtggagtctcatagcaaaggatctgaattcttatgtaaataaggtatttatttatttaatacatttgctaaaatatctaaaaacctattttctctttgtcattatggggtagctTGACGAgggaaaaataataatttgaataaggctgtaacttaacaaaatgtggataaaggtCTGAACACTTTCAGAATGCGCTGTAGTTCAGGGAAACACAAAACACCTCTTATATTTATACAATTATTTTGCGGTGATATGAAAGGAAAGTTTTAAAGGTTTCCAAAACCGTTGTTGTCAAAAATGGCCAGTCAGTATAgctgtatacacagggtaccagtccAGTCAGCTGATTCTATCCATTCCTTCTGGTTAATTCTAGTCAGGCAGCTTAGTTTCCCATTCAGACGACCCCCCCACTTTCCTTTAGTTCTTATAGGTCAAGGTTAGCAGCGTCacaaaaatctgagggggcacaaaggATGTGACCACTCCTGTTAGGCGTGGTCCGGAGACGGACTAGACACCCCGTCCGGAAGTTGGAGAATTTTGCACTTTTTAAACACCTGAAACCcattttcctgcaatctagagccataatcattatgcttaattctatgtaaaaaaaaatatgttcatttttctgcatatctCTTGAGCTGTcttgtatcctcctgactggtgtttttaatttttaattttaagaaactaaatatgcttctctgctaaAAATCTGTGTAAAAGATTGAAATTCATCTGAGTCTTATTTAGTACATTTTGTatttgcttgcttttctaaagtctactaACCTTgtcagcaggcatgccagctaagatagttagacaagctagctactctaacttgattgatagcctgaaatggcttctggGTAGccagttatgaggttgggagattgggaaacTAGCTAAAACCAACTTCAGAAAATTGCAAGGTgtctagtagtattacagagaaacaccaacaacaacaagcaccttcaaaaaataaatacaattatatccatacagtaccagtcaaaggtttggacacacctactccttcaaggctttttctttatttgtactattttctacattgtagaataatagtgaagacatcaaaaccatgaaataacacatatggaatcatgtagtaaccaaaaaagtgttaaacaaatcaaaatatatttgagattcttcaaagtagccaccctttgccttgatgacagttttgcacactcttggcatgttAACCCACCACCTATATGGCTTGTGTGAAGGAAAGCaaatacctagctagctatctgcaCTCTGGCTGTATAGATCATAGAGCTCCATGCTAAGGAATCaaatacctagctagctatctgcaCTCTGGCTGTATAGATCATAGAGATCCATGCTAAGGAAGCaaatacctagctagctatctgcaCTCTGGCTGTATAGATCATAGAGATCCATGCTAAGGAAGCaaatacctagctagctatctgcaCTCAGGCTGTATAGATCATAGAGATCCATGCTAAGGAAGCaaatacctagctagctatctccACTCAGGCTGTATAGATCATAGAGATCCATGCTAAGGAAGCaaatacctagctagctatctgcaCTCAGGCTGTATAGATCATAGAGATCCATGCTAAGGAAGCaaatacctagctagctatctgcaCTCAGGCTGTATAGATCATAGAGATCCATGCTAAGGAAGCaaatacctagctagctatctgcaCTCAGGCTGTATAGATCATAGAGATCCATGCTAAGGAAGCaaatacctagctagctatctgcaCTCAGGCTGTATAGATCGTAGAGATCCATGCTAAGGAAGAACATTGAAATTGAATGTCATAGAGATCTATAATTCGTGAGTGATTCCAAATTCTGTTATAAATAcgtctgctcctcctctccttcccttcagactccctgcagctctctgtctctgaagaggagcagcagcactgtgagcaggagtggagTCACAGTCTGGGGCAGGAGGACCCAGAGTCCACACAgattaaagaggaacaggaggatCTCAGGACcagtcaggaagaagagcagCTTCAAGGGCTCTTTGTTACCAAAGACTCCATATTCACTCCTCCTTGTGTAAAAAGTGAACGTGATCAGGAGGACCCACTTCAGTCCTTGACTCTTCCCCAAACCCAGACTGTGGAGAACCGAGAGAGTGACTCTAAACCAGTGGATCTCAAACCTTTTGTCATTGTGAACCACATTAAGGGTCTCAACATTCCCTGTGACCCTCCAGATAATCAAAACAATGCCTCCAGCCACAGTTCAGCTGTAAGCAGTGACACAGTAGGATTTGACAACAGTCCACCATTGGATCCCAGCCCACCATTGGATCCCAGCCCACCATTGGGGGAACACTGTTCCAAACCCAGCATCACATCTAGAAAAACTTACCACTGCCGTGACTGTGGTGAAGCGTTTGCTCTGAAAGCTGACCTGCAGAGGCATATGATTCTCCCCAAGAAGAGACCCAGTGAATGCAGCTTCTGCAATAAACACTACAACACCACCTGTAAACTGAAGGCCCATGTCCGACTCTGTCACGGTGGGAAACCCTATATCTGCCCTGTTTGTGGCAAGACCTTCAAATACAAAGGAGGTCTCCCCAGGCACATGAGGATTCAcaaaggagagaaaccttttagctgtggtgactgtgggaaaagcttcaatcAGAAGGGGAACCTAACTGAACATATActgattcacacaggagagaaaccttttagctgtggtgactgtgggaaaagctttgGGCTCAAGCGGTACCTAACCATGCATAaactgactcacacaggagagaaaccatttagctgtggagACTGCGGGAAAAGCTTTAATCGCAAGGCGGTCTTAACTATGCATATACGTact from Salvelinus namaycush isolate Seneca unplaced genomic scaffold, SaNama_1.0 Scaffold9, whole genome shotgun sequence includes these protein-coding regions:
- the LOC120043319 gene encoding gastrula zinc finger protein XlCGF57.1-like, whose amino-acid sequence is MGLQLSVSEEEQQHCEQEWSHSLGQEDPESTQIKEEQEDLRTSQEEEQLQGLFVTKDSIFTPPCVKSERDQEDPLQSLTLPQTQTVENRESDSKPVDLKPFVIVNHIKGLNIPCDPPDNQNNASSHSSAVSSDTVGFDNSPPLDPSPPLDPSPPLGEHCSKPSITSRKTYHCRDCGEAFALKADLQRHMILPKKRPSECSFCNKHYNTTCKLKAHVRLCHGGKPYICPVCGKTFKYKGGLPRHMRIHKGEKPFSCGDCGKSFNQKGNLTEHILIHTGEKPFSCGDCGKSFGLKRYLTMHKLTHTGEKPFSCGDCGKSFNRKAVLTMHIRTHTGEKPFICGDCGKSFRHKGCLKIHVLTHTAEKRFSCGDCGKSFDKRGNLKVHLRTHTGEKSFSCGDCGKSFNTRGNLTRHIRTHSRDNSFRCGDCGKSFNEKGHLNDHIRTHTGEKRFICGNCGKSFKHKGCLKIHILSHTGEKPYRCGDCGESFDEKGHLNEHIQTHTGEKPYSCGDCGESFNQKVDLKRNIRIHTGEKSNGCSVCGKRFTQKSHLLRHVDKVHKGRKQDRN